In a single window of the Pseudogemmatithrix spongiicola genome:
- a CDS encoding COG1470 family protein, with product MIDWRKGLMALLALLLVLPARAEASGEPRRRALPVSVSGAPRSLVTLVVPVPQDLADAERVQFEVVLSGAVAVMGRLTGDLLRSERGGVQPLLLTLRVPSTALIGLLDVADVVFAVEDGRSVAVPIILRVPAVRSVIVSGLREVRDLESGDRVELVYRVRNLGNAVERLRVEIAANPALAARSLDGPQVSLAPYGEATVTVALRVPPANGAQFPVALSLVREDGFVGDSIAAARTILQVASTPTRLPGVTMNPFYGVAASRDGTASAGGFRIAGPVSDSIDFSLDLALPPQGQGLGVLGLSTLGVVRQPFQATLGSASWRASAGIAAADFGALSGMAPNGEGVVVHAPVFGSRVEALAARPHAGLQSRGHFTGVRATFDVPVGQMAVGITSLRERSGFLPGAGRALDALAVEIGDVHFGAVSSSAGLALRDVAGGRALGYRVGVAQNGLQTRWSASVVQTPGGANGFAASESMWMLDARHEYSRRLALSANAQQTRDGNAIVRSFAARTVGVGAQYALTPQTTWNLRLNSAESELSAGAGSGGSFGNEQLSIGTDLSTMRGAWQFSANLRLSAISRFATLVSGATNRSSAQQRQTGIGVSRDFQRLGRLDYSNTLVETGRGGGAAPWQLNQSLRWSDLTVSVGNAFVRFGSEIETISNSLSPTGVILRGDVSTTLRSGVDIGGSVERNPFLLDRSGRVGVIAAVRVGVSATAFEGVLRTTERVVFVDENGDGRRDPGERGVGGVVFHFANYRFVSSRSGTFKVPRSMRGRLRADLSSIPTGLLLHPRYAADTVERVEIPLVATSRATLQLRLEQDDQGRVPNVDLANADVWLRDAEGFEWVGMNVGGGKFLFTDLPSGRYVMRTSTARLSEPVRIEESTLLLRAGDDLTIDVPVRGRAVRIITPPRQGGRGGVGPRGGSGSRSGPDQRSRRVIP from the coding sequence GTGATTGACTGGCGAAAAGGCCTCATGGCGCTCTTGGCCTTGCTGCTCGTGCTTCCTGCACGCGCGGAGGCGTCAGGCGAGCCCCGGCGCCGCGCGCTTCCGGTGTCGGTGTCGGGCGCTCCGCGAAGCTTGGTTACGCTCGTCGTACCCGTTCCGCAGGACCTGGCAGATGCGGAGCGGGTGCAGTTCGAGGTGGTGTTGAGCGGGGCGGTCGCGGTCATGGGCCGCCTCACCGGCGATCTTTTGCGGAGCGAGCGTGGCGGCGTGCAGCCGCTCCTGCTCACGCTTCGCGTGCCGTCCACGGCCTTGATCGGGCTGCTCGACGTCGCCGACGTCGTGTTCGCGGTCGAGGACGGACGCAGCGTCGCGGTGCCGATCATCCTTCGCGTTCCTGCCGTTCGCTCTGTCATCGTCAGCGGGCTTCGCGAAGTCCGCGACCTCGAGTCGGGTGACCGCGTGGAACTGGTATACCGCGTGCGGAATCTCGGCAATGCTGTTGAACGCCTGCGTGTCGAAATCGCCGCGAATCCCGCCCTCGCCGCCCGCAGCCTGGATGGACCGCAGGTGTCGCTTGCGCCGTACGGCGAAGCGACCGTGACGGTCGCGCTGCGCGTCCCGCCGGCGAACGGCGCGCAGTTTCCGGTGGCGCTGTCGCTCGTACGCGAGGACGGCTTCGTCGGCGACAGCATCGCCGCCGCGCGGACCATCCTCCAAGTGGCCAGCACGCCGACCCGCTTGCCTGGCGTGACGATGAATCCGTTCTACGGCGTCGCGGCGTCGCGGGACGGCACGGCCTCCGCCGGCGGGTTCCGCATCGCCGGACCGGTCAGCGATTCGATCGATTTCTCGCTTGACCTCGCGCTGCCCCCGCAGGGGCAGGGGCTTGGGGTGCTGGGCTTAAGCACGCTCGGTGTGGTGCGGCAACCGTTCCAGGCAACGCTGGGCAGCGCATCGTGGCGCGCCTCAGCCGGCATCGCGGCCGCCGACTTTGGCGCCCTTTCTGGTATGGCGCCGAACGGCGAGGGTGTGGTGGTGCACGCGCCGGTCTTCGGATCGCGCGTCGAGGCGCTTGCCGCGCGACCCCACGCCGGCCTCCAGTCGCGCGGCCATTTCACCGGCGTGCGCGCGACGTTTGATGTCCCCGTTGGCCAAATGGCGGTTGGCATCACGTCGCTGCGTGAGCGCAGCGGCTTCCTGCCCGGTGCGGGCCGCGCGCTCGACGCGTTGGCGGTTGAGATCGGCGACGTGCATTTCGGCGCGGTGTCGTCGAGCGCCGGCCTTGCGCTGCGCGACGTGGCCGGTGGTCGTGCCCTTGGCTACCGGGTGGGCGTCGCGCAGAATGGCCTTCAAACGCGCTGGAGCGCTAGCGTAGTGCAGACGCCGGGTGGAGCCAACGGTTTTGCGGCGTCGGAAAGCATGTGGATGCTCGATGCCCGACACGAGTACTCCCGGCGGCTCGCGCTTTCGGCGAATGCGCAGCAGACGCGTGATGGTAACGCAATCGTCCGCAGTTTCGCGGCGCGGACGGTTGGCGTCGGGGCGCAGTACGCGCTCACGCCACAGACGACCTGGAATCTGCGGCTCAACAGCGCGGAGTCGGAGTTGTCGGCGGGCGCAGGCTCGGGTGGGAGTTTCGGGAACGAGCAGCTGTCGATCGGAACCGACCTCTCCACGATGCGCGGCGCTTGGCAGTTCTCCGCGAATCTGCGGCTCAGCGCGATTTCGCGGTTTGCCACGCTCGTCAGTGGCGCGACGAACCGCAGCTCGGCCCAGCAGCGGCAGACGGGCATCGGGGTGTCGCGCGACTTCCAGCGGCTGGGGCGGCTCGACTACTCCAACACGCTGGTCGAGACCGGCCGAGGCGGCGGCGCGGCCCCGTGGCAACTGAACCAGTCACTACGCTGGTCCGATCTCACGGTGAGTGTGGGGAACGCCTTCGTGCGCTTCGGCTCGGAGATCGAGACCATCAGCAACTCGCTCTCTCCCACCGGTGTCATCCTCCGCGGCGATGTTTCGACGACGTTGCGGAGCGGCGTCGATATCGGGGGGTCCGTCGAGCGGAACCCTTTCCTCCTGGATCGCTCCGGCCGTGTCGGCGTGATCGCAGCGGTGCGCGTTGGCGTGTCTGCGACCGCATTCGAGGGTGTGCTGCGCACGACGGAGCGCGTCGTCTTTGTCGACGAGAACGGTGACGGGCGGCGCGACCCTGGCGAGCGCGGGGTAGGTGGCGTCGTCTTTCATTTCGCCAACTATCGATTCGTCTCGTCGCGGTCCGGCACTTTCAAAGTGCCGCGGTCGATGCGCGGCCGGCTGCGCGCGGACCTCTCCTCCATCCCGACGGGTCTTTTGCTCCATCCGCGATACGCGGCCGACACGGTGGAGCGCGTGGAGATTCCGCTCGTGGCCACTTCGCGCGCAACCCTGCAGCTACGACTTGAGCAGGATGATCAGGGGCGCGTTCCGAACGTCGACCTGGCGAACGCCGATGTCTGGCTGCGAGACGCCGAGGGCTTCGAGTGGGTGGGCATGAACGTTGGGGGAGGCAAGTTCCTCTTCACGGACCTCCCGAGCGGGCGATACGTGATGCGGACCAGCACGGCCCGGCTCTCGGAGCCGGTGCGCATCGAAGAGTCTACGTTGTTGTTGCGCGCAGGGGACGATCTGACGATTGACGTACCGGTTCGCGGACGCGCGGTGCGCATCATCACGCCGCCGCGACAGGGAGGGCGAGGTGGTGTCGGGCCCCGCGGTGGCTCCGGCTCCCGAAGCGGCCCAGATCAGCGCTCCCGAAGGGTGATTCCGTGA
- a CDS encoding M48 family metallopeptidase, whose protein sequence is MAEPTTLNLFEQQAANRRKSRWLVAGFLLFFLWLGLGGDLALFLYAQDFTDEAGRTVYQHRFPWIGTVLGVLALGLTLDVLRNGGKRVVKQVGAQPLVHPTSDQERQLMNVVEEMSVASGLPMPSVYIVPDPDPNAFVSGTKPGEAHLAVTSGLLELLNRDELQAVVAHEMGHVKNEDTKLMTLIAGLGGAILLIRDMMLRTTFRSGRGGGGGSRREGKGGNPLALIVLVVWLLSWILAPIIVRLMAMAVSRSREYFADAMAAQFTRNPASLAEALAKIESHHAPTTTISTGVAHLCIVDPTGRRANRKEGWFADLFATHPPMAIRVARLKAMAFQGTGREKTAS, encoded by the coding sequence GTGGCTGAGCCCACGACCCTCAATCTGTTCGAGCAGCAGGCCGCCAACCGCCGGAAGTCCCGGTGGTTGGTGGCCGGCTTCCTGCTCTTTTTCCTGTGGCTTGGGCTAGGCGGCGACCTCGCCCTGTTCCTGTACGCGCAGGACTTCACCGACGAGGCCGGCCGGACGGTCTACCAGCACCGGTTCCCCTGGATCGGCACCGTACTCGGCGTGCTCGCCCTCGGCCTCACGCTTGATGTGCTCCGGAACGGCGGCAAGCGGGTCGTGAAGCAGGTCGGCGCCCAGCCCCTGGTGCACCCGACCAGCGACCAAGAGCGGCAGTTGATGAATGTGGTCGAGGAGATGTCTGTCGCCTCCGGCCTGCCCATGCCGTCGGTTTACATCGTTCCCGACCCCGATCCCAACGCGTTCGTGTCCGGGACCAAGCCCGGCGAGGCCCACCTCGCCGTGACCTCGGGTTTGCTCGAGCTCCTCAACCGCGACGAGCTGCAGGCCGTCGTGGCGCACGAGATGGGGCATGTGAAGAACGAGGACACCAAGCTGATGACCCTCATTGCCGGGCTCGGCGGGGCCATCCTGTTGATCCGGGACATGATGCTCCGGACCACGTTCCGGAGCGGCCGCGGGGGCGGCGGCGGGTCCCGGCGGGAGGGTAAGGGCGGAAATCCCTTAGCCCTGATTGTGCTCGTTGTCTGGCTTCTGTCCTGGATTTTGGCGCCGATCATCGTGCGCCTGATGGCCATGGCGGTGAGCCGGAGTCGCGAGTATTTCGCGGATGCGATGGCGGCGCAGTTCACGCGGAACCCGGCAAGTCTTGCCGAGGCGCTGGCGAAGATCGAGTCGCATCATGCGCCGACGACGACGATCTCGACCGGGGTGGCGCACCTGTGCATTGTGGATCCGACGGGGCGGCGGGCGAACCGGAAGGAGGGGTGGTTCGCGGATTTGTTTGCGACGCACCCGCCGATGGCGATTCGGGTGGCGCGGTTGAAGGCGATGGCGTTTCAGGGCACGGGTCGCGAGAAGACCGCGAGCTGA
- a CDS encoding LemA family protein, which produces MLILGIVAVVVVFWLISAYNGLIALRNQTANALKQIDVQLKRRHDLIPNLISSVQAAMDFEKDTLQAVISARNSAIQASAGFDPQHVKQVAAAETQLTGALGRFMAVVEAYPDLKATSNMKSLQEELASTENKVGFARQLYNDTATQYNTKQQQFPTNLVAGMANATPAELWEIEDAAERAVPKVEFRRGA; this is translated from the coding sequence GTGCTCATCCTCGGCATTGTCGCCGTCGTCGTCGTGTTCTGGTTGATCTCGGCCTACAACGGCCTGATCGCCCTCCGCAACCAGACCGCCAACGCGCTCAAGCAGATCGACGTGCAGCTCAAGCGCCGCCACGACCTGATCCCCAACCTGATCAGTTCGGTCCAAGCGGCCATGGATTTCGAAAAGGACACCCTCCAGGCCGTCATCAGCGCGCGCAACAGCGCCATCCAGGCGTCGGCGGGCTTTGATCCCCAGCATGTGAAGCAGGTCGCTGCCGCCGAGACCCAGCTCACCGGTGCGTTGGGCCGCTTCATGGCCGTCGTCGAGGCGTATCCCGACCTCAAGGCCACCAGCAACATGAAGTCGCTGCAAGAGGAGCTCGCCTCGACCGAGAACAAGGTCGGCTTTGCGCGCCAGCTCTACAACGACACCGCCACGCAGTACAACACCAAGCAGCAGCAGTTCCCCACGAACCTCGTGGCGGGCATGGCGAATGCTACGCCGGCGGAACTGTGGGAGATCGAGGACGCGGCCGAGCGGGCGGTGCCCAAGGTCGAGTTCCGTCGCGGCGCATAA
- the tilS gene encoding tRNA lysidine(34) synthetase TilS — translation MPTQSEALESVHRSLAELPRGRWLLAVSGGRDSMALLDAFATARGHEVAGVASFDHGTGRAATRAVQLVERTAMALQLPVMTGALGAAGAGDEASWREARWRFLRGWAAELRATVVTAHTWDDQVETVVLRLLRDSGPRGLAGMRVASDVLRPFLALPRETVAAFASARGLTWVEDPSNRSMAFARNRVRHELLPALERASPGFARWCWELSGRAAAWRAQVAAWVDATLSPVLVDAERVAARAGPLRTLDPAGGAVIWPELAARVGLVMDRRGIARVTAWAAGAKAGGRVQLSGGEVLCTASTFVLRRLY, via the coding sequence ATGCCGACGCAAAGTGAAGCGCTGGAATCCGTCCATCGTTCCCTCGCCGAACTGCCCCGGGGGCGCTGGCTGCTGGCGGTGAGCGGCGGGCGGGATTCCATGGCGCTGCTCGACGCCTTCGCGACGGCCCGCGGGCACGAGGTGGCGGGCGTGGCGAGCTTCGACCACGGGACCGGACGCGCGGCGACGCGCGCCGTGCAGCTGGTGGAGCGGACGGCGATGGCGCTGCAGCTCCCGGTGATGACGGGTGCCCTCGGCGCAGCGGGCGCGGGCGACGAGGCATCCTGGCGCGAGGCCCGCTGGCGTTTCCTGCGCGGCTGGGCGGCGGAACTGCGGGCGACGGTGGTGACGGCGCATACTTGGGACGACCAAGTCGAAACCGTAGTGCTGCGGCTGCTGCGCGACAGCGGCCCGCGCGGTCTCGCGGGCATGCGCGTGGCGAGTGACGTGCTGCGGCCGTTCCTGGCACTCCCGCGCGAGACGGTTGCGGCGTTCGCCAGCGCGCGCGGACTCACCTGGGTGGAGGATCCCTCCAACCGCTCGATGGCGTTCGCGCGCAACCGTGTGCGACATGAGCTCCTACCCGCGCTCGAGCGCGCCTCGCCCGGATTCGCGCGCTGGTGCTGGGAGCTGTCCGGCCGCGCAGCGGCGTGGCGCGCGCAGGTCGCCGCGTGGGTGGACGCGACGCTCAGTCCCGTGCTCGTGGACGCGGAGCGCGTGGCGGCACGCGCGGGGCCGCTGCGAACGCTCGACCCTGCGGGTGGAGCCGTGATCTGGCCGGAGCTCGCCGCGCGCGTGGGACTCGTGATGGATCGGCGAGGGATCGCGCGCGTGACGGCCTGGGCGGCAGGGGCCAAGGCGGGCGGTCGGGTCCAGTTGTCGGGTGGCGAGGTGCTCTGCACGGCCAGCACATTCGTCCTTCGGCGTCTATATTGA
- the hpt gene encoding hypoxanthine phosphoribosyltransferase — translation MTPLSTSGDPRLRGRAVKRVAFDEQAIATRVRELGDQITASYPDGELLVLGLLKGSFVFLADLVREIKRPLHVDFLVASSYGAGTVSSGNVQLVYDPKTELAGKHILLVEDIVDSGRTLQVLMDLLRERKPASLEICALLHKHIAEHLSHPVKFVGFDAPHEFLVGYGLDHAEDFRHVPYVASLE, via the coding sequence ATGACGCCTCTTTCGACTTCCGGCGACCCGCGGCTGCGCGGCCGCGCCGTCAAGCGCGTGGCCTTCGACGAGCAGGCCATCGCCACCCGCGTCCGGGAACTGGGCGACCAGATCACCGCTTCCTACCCAGACGGCGAGTTGCTGGTCCTGGGGCTCCTGAAGGGGAGCTTCGTGTTCCTCGCGGACCTGGTGCGTGAGATCAAGCGCCCGCTGCACGTGGACTTCCTGGTGGCGTCGTCCTACGGCGCCGGCACCGTGTCATCCGGGAACGTCCAACTGGTGTATGACCCGAAGACGGAACTGGCAGGGAAGCACATCCTCTTGGTCGAGGACATCGTGGATTCCGGCCGCACGCTGCAGGTGCTCATGGACCTGCTGCGCGAACGGAAGCCCGCCTCGCTCGAGATCTGCGCCCTCCTGCATAAGCATATCGCGGAGCATCTCTCGCACCCGGTGAAGTTCGTCGGGTTCGACGCTCCGCACGAATTCCTTGTCGGCTACGGACTGGACCATGCGGAGGATTTCCGCCACGTCCCGTACGTCGCGAGTCTGGAGTAA
- the ftsH gene encoding ATP-dependent zinc metalloprotease FtsH: MANAPQQQKPGGFSKASRTLSLWVLAFLVPFVFFQMTTGRNEQSPLVDYSVYDTQLGADNISRVTIVGGTKINGEFKNRVLVEGREVRRFSVLLPVPNSDAELERLRAKQVAIKAEPPRVSMGTILLQMLPWIIIIGIWVFLLRQMQAGGNKAFSFGKSKAKLLSGDTPKVTFADVAGADEAKVELREIIEFLKDPAKFTKLGGRLPKGALLVGPPGTGKTLLAKAVAGEAGRPFFSMSGSDFVEMFVGVGASRVRDLFEQGKANAPCIIFIDEIDAVGRHRGAGLGGGHDEREQTLNQLLVEMDGFESNDGVILIAATNRPDVLDPALLRPGRFDRQIVVDAPDLKGRIGILKVHVRNKPLAADVEIERLARGTPGMAGADLANLVNEAALLAARRNHDKIYMVDFEDAKDRVMLGAERKSLVMREEERRLTAFHEAGHAVCAIRVKGNDPLHKVTIVPRGRALGLAFTLPEDDRVSVTREQLEARLVMSYGGRVAEELVFGRDRVTTGAASDIQQATGIARRYVSQWGLSDAIGPILVGDNEQEVFLGRELTSRRQVSERTAQQVDDEVSRVINEAYNRAVDTLTQHRPLLDAIATALLERETLTREDIAILEKGEALPPRQEPPSTPAVPAPTIVPAPEARRVPPVIGGPEPSPA, encoded by the coding sequence ATGGCCAACGCCCCGCAGCAGCAGAAGCCCGGTGGTTTCAGCAAAGCGTCCCGCACCCTGTCGCTCTGGGTGCTGGCGTTCCTCGTGCCCTTCGTCTTCTTCCAGATGACGACGGGTCGGAACGAGCAGTCGCCGCTGGTGGACTATTCCGTCTACGACACGCAACTCGGCGCGGACAACATCTCGCGCGTGACGATCGTCGGCGGCACGAAGATCAACGGCGAGTTCAAGAACCGCGTCCTCGTCGAAGGCCGCGAGGTGCGGCGCTTCTCCGTGCTGCTTCCGGTGCCGAACAGCGACGCCGAGTTGGAGCGCCTGCGCGCCAAGCAGGTGGCGATCAAGGCGGAACCGCCGCGCGTGTCGATGGGCACGATCCTCCTGCAGATGCTGCCGTGGATCATCATCATCGGCATCTGGGTCTTCCTGCTGCGCCAGATGCAGGCGGGCGGCAACAAGGCGTTCTCGTTCGGCAAGTCGAAGGCCAAGCTGCTCTCGGGTGACACGCCGAAGGTGACCTTCGCCGACGTCGCCGGTGCGGACGAGGCCAAGGTCGAGCTGCGCGAAATCATCGAGTTCCTCAAGGATCCGGCCAAGTTCACGAAGCTCGGCGGTCGCCTGCCGAAGGGCGCGCTGCTCGTGGGCCCGCCGGGCACGGGCAAGACGCTGCTCGCCAAGGCGGTGGCCGGCGAAGCGGGACGTCCGTTCTTCTCGATGTCGGGCTCTGACTTCGTGGAGATGTTCGTGGGCGTCGGCGCGAGCCGCGTGCGCGACCTCTTCGAGCAGGGCAAGGCGAACGCGCCCTGCATCATCTTCATCGACGAGATCGACGCGGTCGGTCGCCATCGCGGCGCCGGCTTGGGCGGCGGGCATGACGAGCGCGAGCAGACGCTGAACCAGCTCCTCGTGGAGATGGACGGCTTCGAGTCGAACGATGGCGTGATCCTCATTGCCGCGACGAATCGTCCGGACGTGCTCGACCCGGCGCTGCTGCGCCCGGGCCGCTTCGACCGACAGATCGTCGTGGATGCGCCGGACCTCAAGGGCCGCATCGGCATCCTCAAGGTGCACGTGCGCAACAAGCCGCTCGCGGCGGACGTGGAGATCGAGCGTCTCGCGCGCGGCACGCCGGGCATGGCGGGCGCCGACCTCGCGAATCTCGTGAACGAGGCTGCGCTGCTGGCCGCGCGTCGCAATCACGACAAGATCTACATGGTGGACTTCGAGGACGCGAAGGACCGCGTCATGCTCGGCGCCGAGCGGAAGTCGTTGGTGATGCGCGAGGAAGAGCGCCGCCTGACGGCCTTCCACGAGGCAGGGCATGCGGTCTGCGCGATCCGCGTGAAGGGCAACGACCCGCTGCACAAGGTGACGATCGTGCCGCGTGGCCGCGCGCTGGGGCTGGCGTTCACGCTGCCGGAAGACGACCGCGTGTCGGTGACGCGCGAGCAGCTGGAGGCGCGCCTCGTGATGTCCTACGGCGGTCGCGTGGCGGAAGAGCTCGTGTTCGGGCGCGATCGCGTGACGACGGGTGCGGCGAGCGACATCCAGCAGGCGACGGGCATCGCCCGGCGCTACGTCTCGCAGTGGGGCCTCTCGGATGCCATCGGTCCGATCCTCGTGGGCGACAACGAGCAGGAAGTCTTCCTCGGCCGCGAGCTCACGAGCCGTCGCCAGGTGTCGGAGCGCACGGCGCAGCAGGTGGATGACGAAGTGTCGCGCGTGATCAACGAGGCGTACAACCGAGCCGTGGACACGCTGACGCAGCACCGTCCGCTGCTCGATGCGATCGCCACCGCGCTGCTTGAGCGCGAAACGCTGACGCGCGAGGACATCGCGATTCTCGAGAAGGGCGAGGCGTTGCCGCCGCGGCAGGAGCCGCCGAGCACGCCGGCGGTGCCCGCTCCGACGATTGTGCCGGCTCCGGAAGCTCGGCGCGTTCCGCCGGTGATCGGTGGGCCGGAGCCTTCGCCGGCGTGA
- a CDS encoding YggS family pyridoxal phosphate-dependent enzyme: MEFLGLKQRVAQVRGEIADAVARGGHGQAVRLIAVTKTHGPEAVLAAAAAGITDVGENKVQEALSKQEALTAAGTMPHGLTWHLIGHLQTNKVKALPSFGLFHAMDRAKLADEAAAMAAKRGITLDVLLQVNIVGEETKGGHALSEVPAEAERLHGMPSLRVRGVMTMAPFDAPEAVLRQVFRGAREARELLRAAGHDAHELSMGMSGDYLIAVEEGATMVRLGTVLFGARGG; the protein is encoded by the coding sequence ATGGAGTTTTTGGGACTCAAGCAGCGGGTGGCGCAGGTTCGCGGCGAAATCGCGGATGCGGTGGCGCGTGGCGGGCATGGGCAAGCGGTGCGCCTGATTGCGGTGACGAAGACGCACGGGCCCGAGGCGGTCTTGGCCGCTGCGGCAGCTGGCATCACTGACGTCGGGGAGAACAAGGTGCAGGAGGCGCTGTCCAAGCAGGAGGCGCTGACGGCGGCGGGGACGATGCCCCACGGCCTGACCTGGCACCTGATCGGGCATCTGCAGACGAACAAGGTGAAGGCGTTGCCGTCGTTCGGGCTGTTCCACGCAATGGACCGCGCGAAGCTGGCCGATGAGGCCGCAGCGATGGCGGCCAAGCGAGGCATCACGCTGGATGTGTTGCTGCAGGTGAACATCGTGGGTGAGGAGACGAAGGGCGGGCATGCGTTGTCGGAGGTGCCGGCCGAGGCGGAACGGTTGCACGGGATGCCCTCGCTGCGGGTGCGGGGCGTGATGACGATGGCGCCGTTCGATGCGCCGGAGGCGGTGTTGCGGCAGGTGTTCCGTGGGGCGCGCGAGGCGCGTGAACTGCTGCGCGCGGCGGGGCACGATGCGCACGAGTTGTCGATGGGCATGAGCGGGGACTATCTGATCGCCGTCGAGGAAGGGGCCACGATGGTCCGCCTCGGCACGGTCCTGTTCGGGGCGAGGGGCGGATGA
- a CDS encoding DivIVA domain-containing protein — MSEQLEGGDDIFHLTPVDVRRYDFGSAMRGYDRQRVDQFREQLAEELERLTRANGELEAKVRNFHEQLKHYRERDKAINEALVSAQQLREEVKEQAAREADLMRREAESAAQQIKDDAQRQVAQLQGEIEQLDRVRRAYLAQLRAIAERHIAEADALLQHPQG; from the coding sequence ATGAGCGAGCAACTCGAAGGCGGCGACGACATCTTCCACCTCACGCCGGTGGATGTGCGCCGATACGACTTCGGTTCGGCGATGCGCGGCTACGACCGCCAGCGCGTGGACCAGTTCCGCGAACAGCTCGCCGAGGAACTCGAGCGCCTGACGCGTGCGAACGGTGAGCTCGAGGCGAAGGTCCGCAACTTCCACGAGCAGCTCAAGCACTATCGCGAGCGCGACAAGGCGATCAACGAGGCCTTGGTGTCGGCGCAGCAGCTGCGCGAAGAGGTGAAGGAGCAGGCGGCGCGCGAGGCCGACTTGATGCGTCGCGAGGCGGAGTCGGCCGCGCAGCAGATCAAGGACGACGCGCAGCGGCAGGTTGCGCAGCTGCAGGGCGAGATCGAGCAGCTCGATCGCGTGCGGCGTGCGTACCTGGCGCAACTGCGGGCGATTGCCGAGCGGCACATCGCCGAGGCGGACGCGTTGCTGCAGCATCCCCAGGGCTGA
- a CDS encoding purine-nucleoside phosphorylase — protein sequence MSPADVTRAVDSIRQRSAVVPDIAIILGTGLGGLAQAIEVETAIAYEAIAGFPTSTVESHSGRLLFGTLGGKRVVAMQGRFHRYEGYSLQQVTLPVRVMHALGARTLVVSNACGGIRADWAPGDLMAIADHINLLGDNPLVGPHHAEWGARFPDMSAPYDAELRALAADVAAGQGTTLRSGVYAAVMGPNLETRAEYVMLRTMGADVVGMSTVPEVIVARQQGMRVLGISIITDACVPETLEEASLEKILAVAAVAEPKLTALVRGVVERL from the coding sequence ATGTCGCCGGCCGACGTGACGCGCGCGGTGGACTCGATCCGCCAGCGCAGCGCCGTCGTGCCCGACATCGCAATCATCCTCGGCACGGGCCTCGGTGGGCTCGCGCAGGCCATCGAGGTCGAGACGGCGATCGCGTACGAGGCGATTGCGGGATTCCCGACGTCGACGGTGGAGTCGCACAGCGGTCGCCTGCTGTTCGGCACGCTCGGCGGCAAGCGCGTGGTGGCGATGCAGGGCCGCTTCCATCGCTACGAGGGCTATTCGCTGCAGCAGGTGACATTGCCGGTGCGGGTGATGCACGCGTTGGGCGCCCGCACGCTGGTGGTGAGCAATGCCTGCGGCGGCATCCGCGCCGACTGGGCGCCGGGCGACCTGATGGCGATCGCCGATCACATCAACCTGCTCGGTGACAATCCGTTGGTGGGGCCGCACCACGCGGAGTGGGGCGCGCGCTTTCCCGATATGTCGGCCCCGTACGACGCCGAGCTGCGTGCGCTGGCGGCGGACGTCGCCGCGGGGCAGGGCACGACGCTGCGCAGCGGCGTCTACGCGGCGGTGATGGGACCGAACCTGGAGACGCGCGCTGAGTACGTGATGCTGCGCACGATGGGCGCGGACGTGGTGGGGATGAGCACGGTGCCGGAAGTGATCGTGGCGCGGCAGCAGGGCATGCGCGTGCTGGGCATCTCGATCATCACGGACGCCTGTGTGCCGGAGACCTTGGAAGAAGCCTCACTGGAGAAGATCCTCGCGGTGGCGGCGGTGGCCGAGCCCAAGCTGACCGCGCTGGTGCGCGGCGTGGTGGAGCGGCTGTGA